From the genome of Phreatobacter cathodiphilus, one region includes:
- a CDS encoding PIN domain-containing protein, with protein sequence MIGLDTNVLLRWLIDDPEAAGEQPSQIDLVQQAILDSDETFYVNHVVLAETMWVLRNRAGQSKEAVCAIAARLLHASNIEVQDRRVVEAAISSFAKEPGDFADHLIGQINRAARCTTTLTFDRKASKSPTLFKRLG encoded by the coding sequence GTGATCGGGCTCGACACCAACGTCCTGCTGCGCTGGCTGATCGACGATCCCGAGGCCGCGGGCGAGCAGCCGTCGCAGATCGATCTTGTCCAACAGGCCATCCTGGACAGCGACGAGACCTTCTACGTCAACCACGTGGTTCTGGCGGAGACGATGTGGGTGCTCCGCAACAGGGCGGGACAGAGCAAGGAGGCGGTCTGCGCCATCGCGGCCCGTCTGCTGCATGCGAGCAACATCGAGGTTCAGGATCGGCGGGTCGTGGAGGCCGCGATCTCGAGCTTCGCCAAGGAGCCCGGCGACTTCGCCGATCATCTGATCGGCCAGATCAACCGGGCCGCACGATGCACCACGACGCTGACCTTCGACCGAAAGGCCAGCAAGAGCCCGACCTTGTTCAAACGCCTCGGCTAG
- a CDS encoding AbrB/MazE/SpoVT family DNA-binding domain-containing protein, whose protein sequence is MTSKGQLTLPVKLRESLNLKAGDEVVFIENEAGTVVLAAGRPSLASLRGVVRLPEAQIDEWIDEARSARGQAALPVTRSPAGRGA, encoded by the coding sequence ATGACCTCCAAGGGTCAGCTCACCTTGCCGGTCAAGCTGCGGGAATCCCTCAACCTCAAGGCTGGGGACGAGGTCGTCTTCATCGAGAACGAGGCGGGGACCGTCGTGCTGGCGGCCGGCCGTCCGAGCCTCGCCAGCCTGCGGGGCGTCGTCCGCCTTCCCGAAGCGCAGATCGACGAGTGGATCGACGAGGCACGATCGGCGCGGGGCCAGGCTGCCCTTCCCGTCACCCGCAGCCCCGCGGGGCGCGGCGCGTGA